Proteins encoded by one window of Paenibacillus sp. DCT19:
- a CDS encoding penicillin-binding transpeptidase domain-containing protein has translation MKKKHKILYGLLPILFAGGVGMYLYMQNGKAEEAKPETTVAQYIDHLQKKEFDQLYTMMTPASLDESGLSREQFVEKYNAIYSGMEVSEVKAEVKLRVTETTSDSNESESGTSEKASAEGTNPDIYEVDYSLQLTTLLGDLNETQSLKLVRQELEDGTKVWRIDWQPSMILKDMVKGSKVRVRTLFPERGSIVDHEGMPLATKGSVNEWGIVPGELGDNPDAILAQIAQHYNVSVDAINKLLDQKWVKPEYFVPIATTDESSVPDGLNGVKLQSKTIRYYPLGEAAAHLVGYVRKVTKEDLDKDTEGYYRAEDWIGKAGLEQSMEKQLRGERGGLIEITDELGNVRSELIRKDAVDGQDVQLTIDAQTQRKLYQTLSSGGDAGAMVLMNPTDGHLLAMASAPAYDPNKMVTGLTQAEWDAYSADEGLPFINRFTNRYAPGSTFKAITAAAGLMENVTTADKEHDIPGLQWRKDESWGGYYVKRVKSVSPVNMVDALVYSDNIYFAQEAIEMGSAKFIEGIQKFGFGDNFGLDELYLKPSQYANEAHLDLASEVLLADTSYGQGEMLMSPIHLATSFTPFINEGKMVKPVLIIGKETSEPEVIITPDVAATVKDALGQVVTRSGGTAHSLNPLPGELAAKTGTAELKAKKGEKGQENGFVVVFDTESPSFLISAVIEQVNGRGGSHYVVDKLEPFLEKLNVPAS, from the coding sequence ATGAAAAAGAAACATAAAATTTTGTACGGACTACTCCCGATCTTGTTTGCGGGTGGAGTCGGAATGTACTTATATATGCAAAACGGTAAGGCTGAAGAAGCGAAGCCAGAGACCACTGTAGCCCAGTACATAGATCATCTGCAGAAAAAGGAATTCGATCAGCTATATACGATGATGACACCTGCTTCACTGGATGAATCTGGACTGAGCAGAGAACAGTTTGTGGAAAAGTATAATGCAATCTACTCTGGCATGGAGGTATCCGAGGTAAAGGCGGAAGTGAAACTGCGGGTCACCGAAACGACATCGGATTCCAACGAATCGGAATCCGGAACAAGTGAAAAAGCAAGCGCCGAGGGAACGAACCCTGACATCTACGAGGTGGACTATAGTCTGCAATTGACAACCTTGCTTGGCGACTTGAACGAAACTCAGTCGTTGAAACTTGTCAGACAAGAGCTTGAGGATGGCACTAAAGTCTGGCGGATTGATTGGCAGCCGTCGATGATTCTCAAAGATATGGTTAAAGGCAGTAAGGTGAGAGTGCGGACACTATTTCCGGAACGTGGCAGCATCGTAGATCATGAAGGAATGCCTCTTGCTACAAAAGGGTCGGTCAATGAATGGGGCATTGTGCCAGGAGAGCTGGGCGACAACCCAGATGCAATACTTGCCCAGATTGCTCAGCATTACAACGTGTCTGTAGACGCCATTAATAAGCTATTAGACCAGAAGTGGGTGAAGCCAGAATATTTTGTTCCGATTGCTACGACCGATGAATCCAGCGTGCCTGACGGGCTAAATGGCGTGAAGCTGCAATCCAAAACCATTCGATACTACCCGCTGGGTGAAGCGGCTGCTCATCTGGTTGGTTATGTGCGTAAAGTGACAAAAGAGGATCTGGATAAAGATACCGAAGGTTATTACCGGGCAGAGGACTGGATTGGTAAAGCTGGCCTGGAGCAATCCATGGAGAAACAACTTCGCGGCGAGCGAGGTGGCTTGATTGAGATAACGGATGAACTAGGAAATGTACGATCTGAGTTAATTCGTAAAGATGCCGTCGATGGACAAGATGTACAGTTGACCATTGATGCGCAAACACAGCGAAAATTGTATCAGACCCTTTCCAGCGGTGGAGACGCCGGAGCCATGGTGCTGATGAATCCGACAGATGGCCATCTACTTGCTATGGCTAGTGCGCCAGCCTACGATCCAAATAAAATGGTTACAGGTCTTACGCAGGCGGAGTGGGATGCGTATTCCGCAGATGAAGGGTTACCTTTTATCAATCGATTCACGAATCGTTATGCACCAGGATCAACGTTCAAAGCAATAACGGCAGCAGCAGGACTTATGGAGAACGTAACTACTGCGGATAAGGAACATGATATCCCTGGTTTACAATGGCGTAAGGATGAGAGCTGGGGCGGTTATTATGTGAAACGTGTGAAGAGTGTATCACCGGTGAATATGGTCGATGCCTTGGTCTATTCAGACAATATCTATTTTGCCCAAGAAGCCATTGAGATGGGAAGTGCCAAATTCATCGAAGGTATTCAAAAGTTTGGATTCGGTGATAACTTCGGATTGGACGAATTGTATTTGAAGCCAAGCCAGTATGCAAATGAGGCGCATCTGGATCTTGCATCAGAGGTGCTTCTCGCCGATACGTCCTACGGTCAAGGAGAGATGTTGATGTCTCCGATCCATCTGGCGACTTCGTTTACACCCTTTATTAATGAAGGGAAAATGGTGAAGCCAGTACTGATTATAGGCAAAGAAACATCTGAACCCGAGGTGATTATCACACCTGATGTTGCAGCTACGGTGAAGGATGCACTCGGTCAAGTCGTTACCCGTTCAGGTGGAACGGCTCATTCCCTTAATCCGCTACCAGGAGAACTGGCCGCCAAGACGGGAACCGCAGAATTGAAAGCGAAGAAAGGAGAGAAAGGACAGGAGAACGGATTCGTCGTGGTGTTTGATACCGAGTCCCCGTCCTTCCTCATCTCTGCTGTCATCGAACAAGTGAACGGCCGGGGCGGAAGTCATTATGTCGTGGATAAGCTAGAGCCGTTTCTGGAGAAATTGAACGTACCGGCATCATGA
- a CDS encoding class I SAM-dependent methyltransferase has protein sequence MKQTIQYDAFYEQIGAINGWDFSSIQVVSEGVLWNLYTEVIRHIRPSDLLLDIGTGGGESLLAHAASASLLVGIDLSHGMMETAQRNLLKSGHSNVRFVQMNAEQLQFPDQFFNIISCRHAPFCASEAYRVLADGGMFLTQQVRENDKYNIKETFGFKATEDLPTSPLAERYVNELREAGFRDVQLKEYNATEYYSRPEDLLFLLTHAPIIPGFGERATDVQTFQRFIQQYQCDQGIRTNAARFMITARK, from the coding sequence ATGAAACAAACCATACAATATGATGCTTTTTATGAACAGATCGGGGCGATCAACGGTTGGGATTTTAGTTCCATTCAGGTTGTATCCGAAGGTGTCCTATGGAACCTGTATACTGAAGTTATACGCCACATACGTCCCTCTGATCTCTTACTCGACATTGGCACAGGTGGCGGAGAATCTCTACTCGCTCATGCAGCGTCTGCGTCATTACTTGTTGGGATCGATCTTTCCCACGGCATGATGGAGACTGCCCAGCGTAATCTTCTCAAGTCAGGCCACTCCAACGTCCGATTTGTGCAGATGAATGCCGAGCAACTTCAATTCCCGGATCAATTTTTCAATATCATTTCTTGCAGACATGCTCCCTTCTGCGCATCAGAAGCATATCGTGTACTCGCTGATGGAGGTATGTTTCTGACCCAGCAGGTTCGGGAAAATGATAAATATAACATCAAAGAAACCTTCGGCTTCAAGGCAACCGAAGATTTGCCAACAAGCCCATTAGCGGAGAGATATGTGAACGAGCTACGTGAAGCTGGATTCCGTGATGTTCAACTCAAGGAATATAATGCGACCGAGTATTATTCTCGTCCAGAAGATCTGCTCTTCCTGTTAACCCATGCGCCGATTATTCCTGGTTTCGGAGAACGGGCTACAGATGTGCAGACGTTCCAGCGTTTTATTCAGCAATATCAGTGTGATCAGGGAATTCGGACAAACGCCGCACGTTTCATGATAACAGCACGTAAATAA
- a CDS encoding VOC family protein, which translates to MAVSANQIFVNLPVKDLKKSVEFFTKIGFEFNANFTDESTTCMIIGDNIYAMLLVEERFLSFIPKKISNAAETAEVIVALSVDSREQVDQIVQAALDAGGKHYNDPQDHGFMYGWSFQDLDDHLWEITYMDMSAFPAGE; encoded by the coding sequence GTGGCTGTAAGCGCAAATCAGATTTTTGTTAACCTACCCGTCAAAGATTTGAAGAAATCAGTGGAGTTTTTCACCAAGATCGGTTTTGAATTTAATGCTAATTTTACGGATGAATCAACCACCTGTATGATCATTGGGGACAACATTTATGCTATGCTGCTGGTGGAAGAGCGTTTTCTATCGTTCATTCCTAAGAAAATCTCTAATGCTGCCGAGACGGCCGAAGTTATCGTTGCGCTATCCGTAGATAGCCGTGAACAGGTCGATCAGATTGTACAAGCTGCTCTGGATGCAGGCGGCAAGCACTACAACGATCCGCAGGATCATGGCTTCATGTATGGCTGGAGTTTTCAAGATCTGGACGATCACTTGTGGGAAATAACTTATATGGATATGAGTGCATTCCCTGCTGGAGAATAA